The following are encoded in a window of Terriglobales bacterium genomic DNA:
- a CDS encoding c-type cytochrome: MKKFFLGVLLTILVAVVGGLCVALLGFLPTRANVPPPSWEAGIAGHAMDASVERHAPKATNPFEANEDNLNQGMVIYTMNCAVCHGSPAKKDNALGRSFYPPAPQFLKDPADMPDNENFWIVENGVRYTGMPGWKGTLSEEQMWKVTLFIGNMSNLPPAVKAKWEGGQ, translated from the coding sequence ATGAAGAAGTTCTTCCTGGGAGTGCTGCTCACGATCCTGGTGGCGGTGGTGGGCGGCCTGTGCGTTGCGCTGCTGGGCTTCCTGCCGACCCGCGCCAACGTCCCGCCCCCGAGTTGGGAGGCGGGCATCGCCGGGCACGCCATGGACGCCTCGGTGGAGCGGCACGCGCCCAAGGCAACCAATCCCTTTGAGGCCAACGAGGACAACCTCAACCAGGGCATGGTGATCTACACCATGAACTGCGCGGTCTGCCACGGCTCGCCCGCCAAGAAGGACAATGCGCTGGGTCGCTCTTTCTATCCGCCGGCGCCGCAGTTCCTGAAAGATCCCGCCGACATGCCCGACAACGAGAACTTCTGGATCGTCGAGAACGGAGTCCGCTACACCGGCATGCCCGGCTGGAAAGGGACGCTGAGCGAGGAGCAGATGTGGAAGGTCACGCTCTTCATCGGCAACATGAGCAACCTGCCCCCGGCGGTGAAGGCCAAGTGGGAGGGCGGGCAGTAG